In a genomic window of bacterium:
- a CDS encoding PTS sugar transporter subunit IIC gives MTGVLAKIILSAFIAGILSVDRNAFGQFQLSRPMVSALIMGVALGCPVEGAVVGLIYELLFLDSLPAGSFIPYHPLFPSLISVLLIGIYEGPRGSMEVVGIAVLLGMPTVFLDRAVNIRWRRSNERAFHRAMVYLRLGHTDFVQLQHVLSALRAGLFHGVSFLLTGAILVPFFNALLKSVEYLPERLSIVAMVPFFIGLAGLGSDRTARKGWKGFTLGLALGAGIGLWKAMP, from the coding sequence ATGACGGGAGTCCTGGCAAAGATCATCCTTTCGGCGTTTATAGCTGGTATTCTCAGTGTTGACCGCAACGCCTTTGGTCAGTTCCAGCTGTCTCGCCCCATGGTGTCTGCGTTGATTATGGGTGTGGCCCTCGGGTGCCCTGTGGAAGGTGCCGTTGTGGGGTTGATCTACGAACTCCTTTTCCTTGATTCCCTCCCGGCTGGATCCTTCATTCCTTACCACCCCCTTTTCCCCTCACTCATAAGTGTGCTTCTTATCGGCATATATGAAGGACCTCGTGGCTCGATGGAAGTTGTCGGTATAGCTGTCCTTTTGGGAATGCCGACAGTATTTCTGGACCGTGCTGTAAATATCCGGTGGCGGCGCAGCAATGAGAGGGCTTTTCACAGGGCCATGGTGTACCTCAGGCTAGGCCACACGGATTTCGTACAGCTCCAGCACGTTCTGTCGGCTCTCAGGGCCGGCTTGTTTCATGGTGTTTCATTTCTCCTGACGGGGGCAATCCTGGTTCCTTTTTTCAACGCGCTTTTAAAAAGCGTTGAGTACCTGCCGGAAAGGTTGAGCATCGTGGCCATGGTTCCGTTTTTCATAGGTCTTGCCGGTCTTGGATCAGATCGGACAGCGCGTAAGGGGTGGAAAGGTTTCACCCTGGGACTTGCTCTGGGTGCAGGCATCGGTCTCTGGAAGGCCATGCC
- a CDS encoding PTS sugar transporter subunit IIB: protein MPVVLARVDDRLLHGQVVEGWTPHVKADLIVVVSDTVCLEKDRCRLMQLIVPDHIDLKVVPPGELGSLLKSSDDSNILLLFAGLDDVLSVLEGGVDLDSINIGNLHNIKGGTEVTPSVYLNNKDLEAVKRLVRKGIAVEAREVPDGIRFDLACCLEGPDGSE from the coding sequence GTGCCTGTCGTACTGGCCAGGGTAGATGACAGGTTGCTGCACGGTCAGGTTGTTGAGGGCTGGACACCTCATGTTAAGGCCGACTTGATCGTTGTTGTGAGCGATACCGTATGCCTGGAGAAGGACAGGTGCCGGTTGATGCAGCTCATAGTCCCTGATCATATAGATCTTAAGGTCGTTCCCCCGGGAGAACTTGGTTCTCTGCTGAAGAGCTCAGACGATTCCAATATACTGCTTCTCTTTGCTGGTCTTGATGATGTCCTTTCGGTTCTTGAGGGTGGGGTGGACCTTGACAGTATTAACATCGGCAACCTCCATAACATAAAAGGCGGGACCGAGGTCACCCCTTCCGTATACCTTAACAACAAGGATCTGGAAGCGGTTAAGCGCCTTGTTCGTAAAGGGATCGCTGTTGAGGCCAGGGAGGTTCCTGATGGAATTCGCTTTGATCTTGCCTGCTGCCTTGAAGGGCCAGACGGTTCCGAATGA
- the rapZ gene encoding RNase adapter RapZ produces the protein MTGSGLLIISGYSGSGKTTVLRALEDIGYYTVDNLPVDLLPSFVHLIASSGSSIGKAAMVMDIRGGDSVASYPHAIRNLKDSGYNIQVVFLEASLDALQKRFSETRRVHPLAPSLPLVEALLRERQLLEPLREIADIHLDTSDLGYHDLRKFAADRFGISGSREKMLLSFVSFGFKNGLPKEADIVLDVRFLVNPFFVEELRYRDGRDPEVSSFVEHAEGTGEFLEHLKSFLEYLLPRYLSEGRGYLTVAIGCTGGRHRSVAIVERMSQYFKDSGPLWVQVRHRDLPEG, from the coding sequence GTGACTGGATCGGGACTGTTGATCATATCCGGCTATTCAGGTTCCGGGAAAACCACCGTGCTCAGGGCTCTGGAGGATATTGGATATTACACAGTGGACAACCTGCCTGTAGATCTTCTGCCCTCTTTTGTTCATCTCATTGCATCCAGCGGGTCCTCTATTGGCAAAGCTGCCATGGTGATGGATATCAGGGGCGGCGACTCGGTTGCCAGTTACCCTCATGCAATCCGAAACCTCAAGGATTCCGGTTATAATATTCAAGTGGTTTTCCTGGAGGCTTCTCTGGATGCTCTGCAAAAAAGGTTTAGTGAGACCCGGCGCGTGCACCCATTAGCCCCTTCCCTTCCTCTCGTTGAGGCCCTTTTAAGAGAGAGACAGCTTTTAGAACCTCTCAGGGAGATAGCCGACATCCACCTGGACACCTCTGACCTGGGTTATCATGATCTCCGCAAGTTCGCGGCTGACCGATTCGGTATCTCCGGCAGCAGAGAAAAGATGCTCCTGTCTTTCGTCTCCTTTGGTTTCAAAAACGGTCTTCCCAAAGAAGCCGACATTGTTCTTGACGTGAGGTTCCTGGTCAACCCGTTTTTTGTGGAGGAGCTCAGATACCGGGATGGCAGGGATCCGGAGGTGAGCTCTTTTGTGGAGCATGCGGAAGGCACTGGCGAGTTCCTTGAACACCTGAAATCTTTTCTGGAATACCTTCTTCCAAGATACCTGAGCGAGGGGAGGGGATATCTGACTGTAGCCATCGGATGCACGGGGGGAAGACACAGGTCCGTTGCAATTGTTGAAAGAATGTCGCAATATTTTAAAGATAGTGGCCCCTTATGGGTCCAGGTTCGGCATCGTGACCTACCGGAGGGATGA
- the hprK gene encoding HPr(Ser) kinase/phosphatase, whose protein sequence is MINIPVRYLYEHLHEDLDLEILAGEEGMDRAIRVSRIQKPGLALAGYLDQLHRDRVQILGATELSYLKILDKNLADERLDQLCSAGVSCLIIAKNLEAPLSLSGLCDLHKVPLLRSPEVTSSLIRRVSTYLEDVLAPETSVHGCLVDVYGVGLLLLGKSGIGKSECALGLVERGHRLVGDDVVVIRRKVQDAIFGSAADLIKYHMEIRGLGIINIKDLFGVSSIRQNKKIELVVELVDWLEGLNVERLGLDELTYSILGLEIPYLKVPVRPARDITMIIEVAARNHLLQRMGFNAAREFDSTLHKRLSERPRDIGKPDLESME, encoded by the coding sequence ATGATCAATATTCCTGTCCGCTACCTTTACGAACACTTGCATGAGGATCTTGATCTTGAGATCCTTGCCGGTGAAGAGGGCATGGACAGGGCTATCCGGGTTTCGCGTATTCAGAAACCCGGCTTGGCCCTTGCGGGTTACCTTGACCAGCTGCACAGGGATAGAGTCCAGATCCTGGGGGCAACCGAACTTTCCTATCTTAAAATCCTCGACAAAAATCTGGCTGACGAGCGTCTGGACCAGCTATGCTCTGCCGGCGTATCCTGCCTTATTATCGCTAAAAACCTTGAAGCGCCCCTATCATTATCAGGCTTGTGCGATCTCCATAAAGTACCCCTTCTCCGGAGTCCTGAGGTCACTTCGTCCCTTATCCGCCGGGTTTCAACATACCTGGAAGATGTCCTGGCACCGGAAACCTCCGTGCACGGTTGTCTTGTAGATGTTTATGGTGTGGGTCTTCTTCTCCTAGGGAAGAGCGGAATAGGGAAAAGTGAGTGCGCTCTCGGACTCGTTGAACGTGGTCACAGACTCGTGGGTGACGATGTTGTCGTCATCAGACGAAAAGTTCAAGACGCAATATTCGGCAGCGCCGCCGATCTTATCAAATACCACATGGAAATTCGCGGACTCGGGATCATAAATATCAAGGATCTTTTCGGTGTGTCTTCCATTCGTCAAAACAAGAAAATCGAGCTTGTGGTTGAGCTTGTTGACTGGCTGGAGGGCCTCAATGTGGAGCGTCTCGGCCTCGATGAACTCACCTACTCCATACTCGGTCTGGAGATCCCGTACCTGAAAGTTCCGGTCAGGCCCGCACGTGACATCACAATGATCATAGAGGTTGCTGCCCGCAATCACCTCCTGCAGCGCATGGGTTTTAATGCTGCCCGGGAGTTTGATAGTACCCTCCATAAGAGGCTGTCCGAGAGACCCCGGGATATAGGAAAGCCAGATTTGGAGTCCATGGAGTGA
- a CDS encoding PTS sugar transporter subunit IIA → MKLLDYLAESDVLSRLHASTREGVIKEMVAHLKESGKIDDPEALVSILLDREMLGSTGIGHGVAIPHGRLSGLNEILLVFGRSPEGVDFDSYDGGPVNLIFLLVAPEDSAGLHLKTLARISRLVKSPECRESLLESDDRVTLYHAIEEEDQRH, encoded by the coding sequence ATGAAATTACTAGATTATCTTGCAGAAAGTGATGTGCTTTCACGGCTTCATGCCTCCACCAGAGAGGGTGTCATCAAAGAGATGGTCGCCCATCTCAAGGAGTCCGGGAAAATCGACGATCCTGAGGCGCTCGTAAGTATTCTCCTGGATCGAGAGATGTTGGGCAGCACAGGTATAGGTCACGGTGTGGCAATACCCCACGGGCGACTCAGCGGGCTTAACGAGATTCTCCTTGTCTTCGGTCGTTCGCCGGAGGGGGTCGATTTCGATTCTTACGATGGTGGCCCGGTTAACCTGATTTTCCTTCTTGTTGCGCCGGAGGACTCTGCCGGGCTTCACCTCAAAACACTGGCCAGGATCTCGCGCCTCGTCAAAAGCCCCGAATGCCGGGAATCCCTTCTCGAGTCAGATGACAGGGTCACTCTCTACCATGCCATAGAAGAGGAGGACCAGCGGCACTGA
- the raiA gene encoding ribosome-associated translation inhibitor RaiA produces the protein MQIEVSFKHMEQSDPLRDYATEKLEKVLKPLMEPVNAQVVLHVEKYRHIAKVTVHANGIVIKGKEETNDMYSSIDLVLDKLDRQVKKYREKIGRHGDREAVREFRASHSVFPESDVETPKSDVIKRKEIILKPISVDEAIMQMELMNKNFLLFNNSQTNQLNVIYVRDDGLFGLIEPQVQE, from the coding sequence ATGCAAATAGAGGTTTCATTCAAACACATGGAGCAAAGTGATCCCCTGAGAGATTACGCCACCGAAAAACTTGAAAAGGTACTTAAACCGCTTATGGAGCCGGTAAACGCTCAAGTTGTTCTCCATGTGGAAAAATACAGACATATCGCAAAGGTTACAGTCCATGCCAACGGGATCGTCATCAAGGGCAAAGAAGAGACCAACGACATGTATTCTTCTATCGATCTGGTCCTCGATAAACTGGATCGTCAGGTCAAAAAGTACAGGGAGAAGATCGGCCGCCACGGTGACAGAGAAGCCGTGCGTGAGTTCCGGGCCAGCCATTCAGTGTTCCCGGAGAGTGATGTCGAGACCCCCAAGTCAGACGTAATAAAGCGCAAGGAGATCATTTTGAAGCCTATCAGCGTTGATGAGGCTATCATGCAGATGGAGCTCATGAACAAGAATTTTCTCCTTTTCAACAATTCGCAGACGAATCAGCTCAACGTTATTTATGTTCGAGACGATGGTCTTTTTGGTTTGATAGAGCCCCAGGTTCAGGAGTAG
- the rpoN gene encoding RNA polymerase factor sigma-54 has product MDLKAQLQMKQQQQLVMTPQLQQAIRLLQLSRMELTEIVRQEILENPVLDEYGPPENESEFSIDQPEDPNTPADNKSDREDEINTLTIPKDIGEWESYMESSQSLPYQAREDQEHPSFEAMVTSPDTLQEHLLWQLRMTRLTEMETRAAEVIIGNLDDNGYLETPLDEILGPRGPEIEAVGLKALGVVQEFDPPGVGARDLVECLLIQIKMLDFEGPFVEEIIREHLEDVAKGDVDAIVHQMGIARSEVLQAMDLLRELEPKPGRPFGGTESVYVTPDVFLFKMGDEWTITLNDDGLPKLRINGFYRELLKHGSSMKAEDKEFLLEKIRSAAWLIKSIDQRQRTIYRVTKSILEKQLDFFERDIRYLKPMVLRDVADDIGVHESTVSRVTTQKYVHCPHGLFELKFFFNPGIQTLSGEMMASESVRAKIRDIIGAEDTGKPLSDQAISQMLKLEGIDIARRTVAKYREAMKILPSSRRKKIT; this is encoded by the coding sequence TTGGATCTTAAAGCCCAACTACAGATGAAACAACAACAGCAGTTGGTGATGACTCCCCAACTGCAGCAGGCGATTCGGCTGCTCCAGTTGTCGAGGATGGAGTTGACAGAGATCGTGCGCCAGGAAATTCTTGAAAACCCGGTGCTTGACGAATATGGGCCCCCGGAGAACGAGTCCGAGTTTTCCATAGACCAACCTGAGGATCCGAACACTCCTGCTGACAATAAGAGCGACAGGGAAGATGAAATAAACACCCTTACCATTCCAAAGGATATTGGTGAGTGGGAATCCTACATGGAATCCAGCCAGAGTCTCCCATACCAGGCTCGAGAGGATCAGGAACATCCGTCCTTCGAGGCGATGGTCACGAGTCCTGACACACTTCAGGAGCATCTTCTGTGGCAGCTCCGAATGACGCGGCTCACTGAGATGGAAACAAGGGCTGCCGAGGTCATCATCGGGAACCTCGATGACAACGGCTATCTTGAAACACCTCTTGATGAAATTCTGGGCCCCCGTGGTCCCGAAATCGAGGCTGTGGGTCTCAAAGCTCTTGGTGTTGTCCAGGAGTTCGATCCCCCGGGAGTGGGTGCAAGAGATCTCGTTGAGTGCCTGCTCATCCAGATAAAGATGCTCGATTTTGAAGGTCCCTTTGTGGAGGAAATCATCAGGGAACATCTGGAGGATGTTGCAAAGGGGGATGTGGACGCGATCGTTCACCAGATGGGAATAGCGCGATCGGAAGTTCTACAGGCCATGGATCTTCTCAGGGAGCTGGAACCCAAGCCGGGAAGACCTTTCGGTGGAACGGAGTCCGTTTACGTGACTCCCGATGTCTTCCTGTTCAAGATGGGAGATGAGTGGACCATCACGCTGAACGATGATGGATTGCCCAAGCTGAGGATAAACGGTTTTTACAGGGAGCTTTTAAAACATGGTTCATCCATGAAGGCTGAGGACAAGGAGTTCCTGTTGGAAAAAATACGCTCGGCAGCGTGGCTGATCAAGAGCATAGATCAGCGTCAGCGTACGATATACCGTGTTACCAAAAGTATCCTCGAAAAGCAGCTGGACTTTTTTGAACGAGACATTCGATACCTGAAACCCATGGTACTGCGTGATGTCGCTGATGACATCGGGGTCCATGAATCCACAGTCAGCCGGGTTACGACCCAGAAATATGTTCACTGCCCCCACGGCCTGTTCGAGCTCAAGTTCTTTTTTAACCCTGGTATTCAGACGCTTTCGGGGGAGATGATGGCTTCCGAAAGTGTGAGGGCCAAGATCCGGGATATAATTGGAGCTGAGGACACGGGGAAACCTCTCAGTGATCAGGCCATCTCACAGATGCTGAAACTTGAGGGGATCGACATTGCAAGGAGAACAGTAGCCAAATACAGGGAGGCAATGAAAATTCTGCCGTCTTCCAGGAGAAAAAAGATCACCTGA
- the lptB gene encoding LPS export ABC transporter ATP-binding protein, whose amino-acid sequence MTSSLAARNLEKSYRSKTVVKDVSISLSPGEVVGLLGPNGAGKTTTFYMISGLIRPSGGSVLLNEKDITGWPIHRRARAGIGYLPQEPSIFRGLSVDDNLLAVMEAVGITKTDRAARLLELKESMGITHLGGTLGGSLSGGERRRAEIARALIPEPAYLLLDEPFAGIDPITVLELQKLIRDLRERGLGILITDHNVRETLGITDRAYILAAGMILEEGPPEAIISSERARKVYLGEGFSL is encoded by the coding sequence ATGACCTCCTCTTTGGCCGCCAGGAATCTGGAAAAATCCTACCGCAGCAAAACGGTGGTCAAGGATGTCTCTATCAGCCTGTCCCCTGGTGAAGTTGTCGGATTGCTCGGCCCTAACGGAGCAGGAAAGACAACCACTTTCTATATGATCTCCGGTCTTATCCGGCCCAGTGGAGGCTCGGTCCTGCTCAATGAGAAGGATATAACCGGATGGCCGATCCACCGCAGGGCCCGGGCTGGAATCGGCTACCTACCCCAGGAGCCATCAATTTTCAGAGGTCTGTCGGTGGACGACAACCTCCTTGCAGTAATGGAAGCTGTGGGTATCACAAAAACTGACAGGGCGGCGCGGTTGCTGGAACTGAAAGAGTCCATGGGTATCACCCACCTCGGCGGCACGCTGGGCGGTTCCCTGTCGGGTGGCGAACGACGGAGGGCCGAGATAGCCAGAGCTCTTATCCCCGAACCGGCCTACCTGTTGCTGGACGAACCTTTCGCCGGAATTGATCCTATTACGGTCCTCGAACTTCAGAAGCTCATAAGGGATCTTAGGGAGAGGGGGCTGGGAATCTTGATAACGGACCACAACGTTCGTGAGACATTGGGGATCACCGACAGGGCCTATATACTGGCTGCCGGGATGATCCTTGAGGAGGGACCTCCCGAAGCGATAATAAGCAGCGAGAGAGCCCGGAAGGTGTACCTCGGGGAGGGGTTCAGTCTGTAA
- a CDS encoding LptA/OstA family protein encodes MRSLRYTAGCAVAVLIMCLATGAWGASAEGVTVRSNSLQIQEKTGDILFEGEVEVRMAEMVLTCDLLNVKADAADPSKILSGEASGRVVMTRGNDMAESQMAVFDLETGNLVLTGLPRLTREETTIEAEKIVYSIAKGTASFSGPVRAFFKAYGD; translated from the coding sequence TTGAGGTCTCTGAGATATACGGCGGGGTGTGCGGTTGCGGTCCTGATCATGTGTCTGGCGACGGGGGCATGGGGTGCATCGGCCGAGGGTGTGACTGTTCGTTCCAATAGCCTGCAGATACAGGAAAAAACGGGGGATATCCTGTTCGAAGGTGAAGTCGAGGTTCGCATGGCCGAAATGGTTCTGACCTGTGATCTTCTCAACGTTAAGGCTGATGCAGCCGACCCTTCAAAGATCCTGTCCGGAGAGGCATCCGGCAGGGTTGTCATGACAAGGGGGAACGACATGGCAGAGTCTCAGATGGCTGTGTTCGATCTTGAGACGGGGAATTTAGTGCTGACAGGTCTTCCTCGTCTTACCAGGGAGGAAACCACGATCGAAGCGGAAAAGATCGTCTATTCCATTGCAAAAGGGACAGCCTCTTTTTCCGGTCCTGTCAGGGCCTTTTTCAAGGCATACGGGGATTGA
- the lptC gene encoding LPS export ABC transporter periplasmic protein LptC, which produces MIPRRKSCFEGDLPAAILCLFLLIPQLAGAVSDVEMTGFKVLQETDNGRWEIQGGKAFYDGQGDVILEKVSAKMISDGRESVNVVSDKGRYEPERLILHLEGHVVVTSGLGSRFKTPKLRWDGRSALMLADNGVQLERGPLKVLGDTVRYTVKSGTVIVAGGVRTTWDERSDRP; this is translated from the coding sequence ATGATACCCCGGAGGAAAAGCTGTTTCGAGGGTGATCTGCCGGCAGCGATTCTCTGTCTGTTCCTGCTTATTCCGCAGCTGGCCGGAGCCGTTTCAGATGTGGAGATGACTGGATTCAAGGTCCTCCAGGAAACAGACAACGGCCGGTGGGAGATCCAGGGTGGTAAAGCCTTCTACGACGGGCAAGGTGACGTGATCCTTGAGAAAGTATCTGCCAAAATGATCTCAGACGGCAGGGAGAGTGTCAATGTTGTGAGCGACAAAGGCCGATATGAACCTGAAAGGTTGATCCTTCATCTTGAGGGGCATGTGGTCGTGACAAGCGGCTTGGGGTCCCGGTTCAAAACACCGAAATTGAGGTGGGATGGTAGGAGTGCCTTGATGCTGGCTGACAACGGGGTTCAGCTTGAGCGCGGACCGCTGAAAGTTCTGGGGGATACGGTAAGGTATACAGTGAAATCCGGGACGGTGATAGTTGCTGGTGGTGTACGGACTACCTGGGATGAAAGGAGTGACAGGCCTTGA
- a CDS encoding HAD hydrolase family protein, with product MKEQSPSIIEAAKKIKLIVFDVDGVLTDGKISYTSSGEELKSFNVRDGHATKMAFRAGLTVAIITGRKSPMVQRRCEELGIELLFQGIKNKHLALDELMESTGFGASHIAYMGDDVVDLPVMMSVGLGCSPSDAAEEVRQRSDLVTGAPGGNGAARELIFFILQAKGLLEGLIARYIP from the coding sequence ATGAAAGAACAATCCCCATCCATTATTGAAGCGGCAAAAAAAATAAAACTTATCGTCTTTGATGTTGACGGTGTGCTTACCGACGGAAAGATCAGCTACACTTCGTCAGGTGAGGAACTCAAATCCTTCAACGTCAGGGATGGGCATGCCACTAAAATGGCATTCAGGGCTGGACTTACCGTAGCCATCATCACCGGCCGCAAGAGTCCTATGGTTCAAAGACGCTGTGAGGAGCTCGGTATTGAACTGCTTTTTCAGGGGATAAAGAACAAACATCTGGCCCTTGATGAACTTATGGAGAGTACAGGCTTTGGGGCCTCCCACATCGCTTATATGGGGGATGATGTTGTAGATCTGCCAGTCATGATGTCGGTGGGTCTTGGCTGTTCTCCATCGGATGCTGCTGAGGAAGTGCGCCAGCGGTCTGACCTGGTGACAGGGGCTCCCGGTGGAAATGGGGCGGCCCGGGAACTTATATTTTTTATCCTTCAGGCAAAGGGTCTTTTGGAAGGGCTCATAGCCCGCTACATTCCCTAG
- a CDS encoding KpsF/GutQ family sugar-phosphate isomerase: MSCNVDHEKVLESARRVLRIEEASLEALRLRLGAEFGVAVDLLCTCRGRVVFAGMGKSGLVCRKIAATFASTGTPSLFLHPAEGGHGDLGMLARGDVLVAVSNSGETQELIRLLPAVKRLGIPVISMTGGASSTLAARADVVLDISVIEEACPLNLAPTASTTVTMALGDALAVALLEARGFTEDDFAFFHPIGALGRRLLTVSEIMHVGDEIPRVDPGTIMREALFEITSKQLGFTTVLDGDDRLLGIITDGDLRRCLENRSDPLSLTAGQVMTPSPKVIHADALAAKALQMMESNKIMSLVIVDSENVVVGVIHMHDMLKAGIA; encoded by the coding sequence ATGAGCTGTAATGTGGACCATGAAAAGGTTCTCGAAAGCGCGAGGAGGGTGCTGCGAATCGAGGAGGCTTCCCTTGAAGCCCTGCGCCTGAGATTGGGCGCAGAATTCGGGGTGGCGGTGGATCTCCTCTGCACCTGCAGGGGCAGGGTTGTCTTCGCCGGAATGGGGAAGTCTGGTCTTGTCTGCAGGAAGATAGCAGCCACTTTTGCCAGCACAGGGACGCCCTCCCTGTTTCTGCACCCCGCTGAAGGGGGACACGGTGATCTGGGCATGCTGGCAAGGGGGGATGTTCTGGTCGCCGTTTCCAACAGCGGGGAGACCCAGGAACTCATCCGGCTTCTTCCGGCTGTAAAAAGGCTGGGCATTCCTGTTATCAGCATGACGGGGGGCGCCTCATCCACCCTGGCTGCCAGGGCGGATGTTGTTCTGGATATTTCTGTGATAGAGGAGGCGTGTCCTTTAAACCTTGCCCCTACAGCCAGTACAACGGTGACTATGGCTCTGGGCGACGCACTGGCCGTTGCTTTGCTGGAGGCACGCGGATTCACTGAGGACGACTTTGCTTTCTTTCACCCGATAGGAGCCCTGGGCAGGCGTCTGCTGACTGTATCCGAGATCATGCATGTGGGTGACGAGATCCCCAGGGTGGATCCTGGAACGATCATGCGGGAGGCTCTTTTCGAGATCACCTCGAAGCAACTCGGTTTTACAACTGTTCTGGACGGCGACGACAGGCTTCTTGGTATTATCACCGACGGAGATCTCAGGCGGTGCCTTGAAAATCGGTCTGATCCACTTTCCCTCACTGCCGGCCAGGTCATGACACCCTCCCCCAAAGTAATTCACGCCGATGCCCTGGCCGCCAAAGCTCTTCAGATGATGGAGAGCAACAAGATCATGAGCCTGGTCATCGTGGACAGTGAGAACGTTGTTGTGGGAGTCATCCATATGCACGACATGCTTAAGGCGGGCATTGCATAG
- the kdsA gene encoding 3-deoxy-8-phosphooctulonate synthase: MAKVKVGNVEIGGGAPPVFIAGPCVIEDRDSTVRAAEDLARICSKLDIPFIFKASFDKANRTSLEAFRGPGLEEGLDVLAAVSKEVGVPVTSDVHSAEQMAGVAQVLDLVQIPAFLCRQTDLLIAAADTGKPVNIKKGQFLAPWDVKGIAGKVNRGNNLLITERGTTFGYNNLVVDFRTFPMIRELGIPVIYDATHSLQLPGGLGTSSGGLRQYVPHLCRAAVACGVDGIFMEVHPDPDRAPCDGPNMWPLDQLEGLLRQVMTIHRDLFGEG; this comes from the coding sequence ATGGCAAAAGTGAAAGTTGGAAATGTGGAGATAGGCGGGGGAGCTCCGCCGGTTTTCATCGCCGGTCCCTGTGTGATCGAAGACAGGGACAGTACCGTCAGGGCTGCCGAAGACCTCGCCAGGATCTGCTCGAAGCTGGATATCCCCTTCATTTTTAAAGCCTCATTCGACAAGGCCAACCGAACATCTTTAGAGGCTTTCCGGGGGCCAGGTCTGGAAGAGGGCCTTGACGTGCTTGCGGCGGTAAGCAAGGAGGTCGGAGTTCCTGTCACCTCTGACGTTCACAGCGCTGAACAAATGGCCGGGGTGGCCCAGGTCCTGGACCTTGTTCAGATCCCTGCATTTTTGTGCAGGCAGACTGATCTGTTAATTGCGGCGGCGGACACAGGCAAGCCGGTCAACATAAAGAAGGGGCAGTTCCTGGCACCCTGGGATGTGAAGGGGATCGCCGGCAAGGTAAACAGGGGTAACAACCTCTTGATCACGGAACGCGGCACCACCTTCGGATATAATAACCTCGTGGTGGATTTCAGAACCTTCCCCATGATCAGGGAACTGGGTATCCCGGTTATCTACGATGCCACTCACAGCCTCCAGCTTCCAGGAGGCCTCGGAACGTCCTCGGGGGGGCTGAGACAATATGTGCCGCACCTGTGCCGGGCTGCCGTTGCATGTGGTGTGGACGGCATATTTATGGAGGTTCACCCGGATCCCGATCGGGCACCTTGCGATGGTCCGAACATGTGGCCCCTTGATCAGTTGGAGGGGCTATTGAGACAGGTCATGACGATCCATCGGGACTTGTTCGGAGAAGGTTAA